The Labrus mixtus chromosome 16, fLabMix1.1, whole genome shotgun sequence genome window below encodes:
- the LOC132990638 gene encoding gap junction alpha-9 protein-like, translating to MGDWNFLGGILEEVHIHSTMVGKIWLTILFIFRMLVLGVAAEDVWNDEQSDFVCNTDQPGCRNVCYDQAFPISLIRYWVLQVIFVSSPSLVYMGHAIYQLRALEKERHCKKVALRRELEAVDVELAEARRRIEKEIRQLEQGRLNKAPLRGSLLCTYVAHIVTRSVVEVSFMMGQYILYGHRLRPLYKCEREPCPNVVDCFVSRPTEKTVFMMFMQVIACISLFLSLLEMMHLGFKKIKKGILNFYPHLKDDMDDLYVSKSKKNSVVHQVGMGTTVSRKTTIPTAPCGYTLLLEKQGNGPNYPLLNASSAFVPIQGDPNAQPESHKDMKEGVPSPTEQNSNSNNTSSDTRSPPADKQEEAEEQSPHEDMDCGRSEYPTLPVADTSSCATGFPRKSRRVSPPWNCSTLVEGNGSDSGDSYHGRDSMKLRSSCVGPRARILSKSDIKRPSRSQSPDSAGELSSVSRHSRESNSPTTSSPKRKVSAGSSASSRRAPTDLQI from the coding sequence ATGGGAGACTGGAACTTCCTCGGAGGGATATTGGAGGAGGTGCATATCCACTCCACCATGGTGGGAAAGATCTGGCTGACCATCCTGTTCATATTCCGGATGTTGGTCCTGGGCGTCGCAGCTGAGGACGTCTGGAACGACGAGCAGTCCGACTTCGTCTGCAACACAGACCAGCCCGGCTGCCGTAACGTCTGCTACGACCAGGCCTTCCCCATCTCCCTCATCCGCTACTGGGTGCTGCAGGTGATCTTTGTGTCCTCGCCCTCCCTGGTGTACATGGGACACGCCATCTACCAGCTGCGCGCTCTGGAGAAGGAGCGACACTGCAAGAAGGTGGCTCTGCGTCGGGAGCTGGAGGCGGTGGATGTGGAGCTGGCGGAGGCGCGGAGGAGGATCGAGAAGGAGATCAGGCAGCTGGAGCAGGGCAGGCTCAACAAAGCTCCTCTGAGGGGCTCTCTGCTGTGTACCTACGTGGCCCACATTGTCACCCGCTCTGTGGTGGAGGTGAGCTTCATGATGGGTCAGTACATCCTCTACGGACACCGCCTGCGGCCGCTCTACAAGTGTGAGAGGGAGCCGTGCCCAAACGTGGTGGACTGCTTTGTCTCCAGGCCGACAGAGAAAACGGTTTTCATGATGTTCATGCAAGTGATCGCCTGTATCTCCCTCTTCCTCAGCCTTCTTGAGATGATGCACCTGGGATTCAAAAAGATCAAGAAGGGCATCCTGAACTTCTACCCTCATCTGAAGGACGATATGGATGATTTATACGTCAGCAAGTCCAAAAAGAACTCAGTCGTGCATCAAGTGGGCATGGGAACAACTGTGAGTCGCAAGACTACAATCCCTACAGCCCCATGTGGGTACACATTACTGTTGGAGAAGCAGGGCAATGGACCTAACTACCCTCTTCTTAACGCCTCGTCTGCATTCGTCCCGATACAAGGAGACCCTAATGCACAACCGGAGAGTCACAAGGACATGAAGGAGGGAGTGCCGAGCCCCACGGAGCAGAacagcaactccaacaacaCGAGCAGCGACACGcgttctcctcctgcagacaaacaggaggaggcagaggaacaGTCCCCACATGAGGACATGGACTGTGGGAGGTCCGAGTATCCCACCCTCCCCGTAGCAGACACCTCCTCCTGTGCAACCGGCTTTCCGAGGAAGTCACGGAGGGTCAGTCCGCCGTGGAACTGCTCCACCCTGGTGGAGGGTAACGGCTCAGACAGCGGGGATTCGTACCACGGGAGAGACAGCATGAAGCTTCGGAGCAGCTGTGTCGGCCCCCGAGCGAGGATACTCTCTAAATCAGACATAAAGAGGCCGAGCAGGTCTCAGAGCCCGGACTCTGCGGGGGAGTTAAGCTCAGTGTCTCGACACAGCCGGGAGAGCAACAGCCCCACCACCTCGTCCCCAAAGCGCAAAGTGTCGGCAGGAAGCAGCGCCAGCAGCAGACGAGCCCCAACTGACCTGCAGATATAA
- the LOC132990646 gene encoding c-Myc-binding protein-like yields the protein MAHYRAPESKREQFRRYLEKSGVLDTITSVLVALYEENDKPNNALDFIKLHLGAAGPEPGDTETLRMELADLQQKFNLLMEENKELRNRLMQYEPTSEDGAAE from the exons ATGGCCCATTATAGA gccCCAGAATCAAAGCGGGAACAATTCAGGAGATACCTAGAAAAGTCTGGGGTTCTTGACACTATAACAAGCG tttTAGTGGCACTTtatgaagaaaatgacaaacCCAACAATGCACTGga TTTCATAAAGCTTCACCTCGGAGCGGCTGGTCCAGAGCCGGGAGATACTGAGACTCTACGCATGGAGCTGGCTGATCTACAACAGAAATTTAACCTGCTCATGGAGGAGAACAAAGAGCTGAGAAACAGG CTGATGCAGTATGAACCGACGTCTGAGGATGGAGCAGCAGAGTAG
- the LOC132990642 gene encoding serine/arginine-rich splicing factor 10-like, whose product MARYMRPPNTSLFVRNISDESRPEDLRREFGRYGPVVDVYIPLDFYTRQPRGFAYIQFEDVRDAEDALHGLDRKWVCGRQIEIQFAQGDRKTPNQMKTKERRSPSRSSRYDDYDRDGRRRRSRSRSYDRSYRSRSQSYERHRRRSESPRESRGRAYGRGRSRSREDDRYRQRPRRESRGRSRSRSKSASPRETVNPASTSHYTEEEVRHTRSPSRSRSRSASRSRSRSRSRSRSWAGRKSGGR is encoded by the exons GCCTGAGGATTTGCGGCGTGAGTTTGGCCGCTATGGGCCAGTAGTAGATGTCTACATCCCACTTGACTTCTATACACGTCAGCCAAGAGGATTTGCATACATTCA ATTTGAGGATGTGCGTGACGCAGAAGACGCTCTTCACGGCCTGGACAGGAAGTGGGTGTGTGGCCGGCAGATTGAAATCCAGTTTGCCCAGGGCGACAGAAAGA CACCAAACCAGATGAAAACGAAGGAGCGACGGTCGCCGAGCAGATCCTCCCGATACGACGACTACGACCGAGACGGCCGGCGCAGACGCTCACGCAGCCGCAGCTACGACCGAAGCTACAGGTCACGAAGCCAATCTTATGAACGCCACCGCAGACGGTCTGAAAGTCCTCGAGA gtCTCGAGGACGCGCGTAcggaagaggaagaagcaggAGCCGCGAGGACGACCG GTACAGACAGAGGCCTCGCAGAGAGTCCAGAGGGAGGTCTCGCTCCCGCTCCAAGTCCGCCTCTCCCCGAGAGACCGTCAACCCGGCGTCCACCTCCCATTACACAGAGGAAGAAGTGCGCCACACTCGCTCCCCGTCCCGCTCCAGGTCCCGCTCCGCATCAAGATCCCGCTCTCGTTCGCGCTCCAGGTCCCGATCCTGGGCCGGACGCAAATCAGGTGGTCGCTAA
- the si:ch1073-513e17.1 gene encoding sialin — translation MAPPNGYSINSSPLDESEDGEPLIERDAVPSQCCSARLNLAFLMFLGFAVVYGLRVNLSVAMVAMVNVTDPKPAPNTSIVHACPLPAGMDNTSDTFSQPDGIHQYPWDSETQGWLLGAFFFGYLCTQIPGGYLSGHYGGSLFFGLGVLGTAVLTLLTPLAAQMGIYWLFALRALEGFGEGVTFPAMMAMWARWAPPLERSRLMTMSGSGANFGAFLSLPLTGYICETLGWPAVFYLCGGAGCLWAFFWFVFVSDDPRTHRRISEEEKDYIISSIGPQGTGHGWSVPLLPILLSVPMWAIIICQMCSNWSYYTLLTSLPTYMNNILHFDLKSNGFLSALPYLGAWIASTLTGILADSLIARKVFSVTTVRKIFTLTGVLPGAAFLVAVGYSGCSHILTITFLTLSTTIGGTMACGVYINQIDIAPRYAGFLLGITNTFGTIPGVVAPIATGYFTEDHTLAGWRTVFWLAAGINVGGALVYTLFGTGKIQPWAVTEEEATEVEKNRSPSIVT, via the exons ATGGCCCCGCCGAATGGCTACTCCATCAACTCCAGCCCTCTGGATGAGAGCGAGGACGGGGAACCCCTCATCGAGAGGGATGCAg TTCCTTCACAGTGCTGCTCGGCTCGGCTCAACCTGGCCTTCCTCATGTTTTTGGGGTTCGCTGTAGTCTACGGGCTGCGGGTCAACCTCAGTGTTGCCATGGTAGCCATGGTGAACGTCACCGATCCCAAACCGGCCCCCAACACCTCCATAGTCCACGCTTGTCCTCTGCCAGCGGGGATGGACAACACCAGTGATACTTTCTCACAACCTGACGGG ATCCATCAGTACCCGTGGGACTCAGAGACTCAGGGTTGGCTGCTGGGAGCTTTCTTCTTCGGATACCTGTGCACCCAGATCCCGGGGGGGTACCTGTCTGGTCACTATGGGGGGAGCCTCTTCTTTGGTTTGGGGGTGCTGGGCACGGCTGTCCTCACGCTGCTCACTCCTCTGGCCGCCCAGATGGGGATCTACTGGCTGTTTGCACTGAGAGCTCTGGAGGGCTTTGGAGAG GGTGTGACGTTCCCCGCCATGATGGCGATGTGGGCCCGCTGGGCTCCCCCTCTCGAGCGTTCACGCCTGATGACCATGTCTGGCTCTGGGGCAAACTTCGGGGCCTTTTTGTCTCTGCCTCTCACCGGCTACATCTGCGAAACTTTAGGCTGGCCGGCTGTCTTCTACCTCTGTG GTGGTGCTGGGTGTCTCTGGgcatttttttggtttgtttttgtgtcagatGACCCTCGCACACATCGTCGAATCAGCGAAGAAGAGAAGGATTACATCATAAGCTCCATTGGACCTCAG GGTACAGGTCATGGCTGGTCCGTGCCCCTGCTGCCCATACTGCTGTCGGTCCCCATGTGGGCCATCATCATCTGCCAGATGTGCTCAAACTGGTCCTACTACACGCTGCTCACCTCACTGCCCACCTACATGAACAACATCCTGCACTTTGACCTCAAATCT AATGGTTTCCTGTCCGCTCTGCCGTACCTCGGGGCCTGGATTGCTTCCACGCTGACGGGTATCTTAGCGGACAGCCTCATCGCGAGGAAAGTGTTCAGCGTCACCACCGTACGAAAAATTTTCACACTCACAG gtgtgtTGCCAGGCGCAGCCTTCCTCGTGGCTGTGGGTTACTCCGGCTGCAGCCACATCCTCACCATCACCTTCCTCACCCTCTCCACGACCATCGGAGGAACCATGGCCTGTGGAGTCTACATCAACCAGATAGACATCGCTCCTCG GTATGCAGGATTTCTTCTGGGAATCACAAACACATTCGGGACCATCCCTGGAGTCGTGGCACCCATTGCTACAGGATACTTTACTGAGGAT CACACCCTGGCAGGCTGGAGGACGGTCTTCTGGCTGGCAGCAGGGATCAACGTCGGGGGTGCCTTAGTCTACACGTTGTTCGGTACCGGAAAGATCCAGCCGTGGGCCGTCACAGAAGAGGAGGCAACCGAGGTGGAGAAAAACAGGAGCCCATCCATCGTCacataa
- the LOC132991278 gene encoding elongation factor 1-alpha: MGKEKVHINIVVIGHVDSGKSTSTGHLIYKCGGIDKRTIEKFEKEAAEMGKGSFKYAWVLDKLKAERERGITIDIALWKFETGRYYVTIIDAPGHRDFIKNMITGTSQADCAVLIVAAGVGEFEAGISKNGQTREHALLAFTLGVKQLIVGVNKMDSTEPPYSQARFEEITKEVSTYIKKIGYNPATVAFVPISGWHGDNMLETSEKMSWFKGWKVERKEGNGSGTTLLEALDAILPPSRPTDKALRLPLQDVYKIGGIGTVPVGRVETGVLKPGMVVTFAPPMLTTEVKSVEMHHESLPEAVPGDNVGFNIKNVSVKEIRRGYVAGDSKNDPPKGADYFNAQVIILNHPGQINAGYAPVLDCHTAHIACKFVELIEKIDRRSGKKLEDNPKFVKSGDAAIVKMTPQKPMVVEPFSSYPPLGRFAVRDMRQTVAVGVIKAVETKDVSGKTTKAAEKAQKKK, translated from the exons ATGGGAAAGGAAAAGGTCCACATCAACATCGTGGTCATTGGCCATGTCGACTCCGGCAAGTCCACCTCCACCGGACATTTGATCTACAAATGCGGTGGAATCGACAAGAGAACCATCGAGAAGTTCGAGAAGGAAGCCGCCGAg ATGGGCAAGGGCTCCTTCAAGTACGCCTGGGTGCTGGACAAACTGAAGGCAGAGCGTGAGCGTGGTATCACCATCGACATTGCTCTGTGGAAGTTCGAGACCGGCAGGTACTACGTGACCATCATTGATGCCCCTGGACACAGGGATTTCATCAAGAACATGATCACTGGTACATCTCAG GCTGACTGCGCTGTGCTGATCGTTGCTGCCGGTGTTGGTGAGTTTGAGGCCGGTATCTCCAAGAACGGTCAGACCCGTGAGCACGCCCTGCTGGCCTTCACCCTCGGTGTGAAGCAGCTCATCGTTGGAgtcaacaagatggactccacaGAGCCCCCTTACAGCCAGGCCCGTTTCGAGGAAATCACTAAGGAAGTGAGCACCTACATCAAGAAGATCGGCTACAACCCCGCCACTGTCGCCTTCGTCCCCATCTCTGGATGGCACGGAGACAACATGCTGGAGACCAGTGAGAAG ATGAGCTGGTTCAAGGGATGGAAGGTTGAGCGCAAGGAGGGTAACGGCAGCGGAACCACCCTGCTGGAGGCTCTTGATGCCATCCTGCCACCCTCCCGCCCCACAGACAAGGCCCTCCGTCTGCCCCTGCAGGACGTCTACAAAATTGGCG GTATTGGAACAGTACCCGTCGGTCGTGTTGAGACTGGTGTGCTGAAGCCCGGTATGGTCGTCACCTTCGCTCCCCCCATGCTGACAACTGAGGTTAAGTCTGTTGAGATGCACCACGAGTCTCTGCCCGAGGCTGTGCCCGGTGACAACGTCGGCTTCAACATCAAGAACGTGTCCGTCAAGGAAATCCGTCGTGGATACGTAGCTGGCGACAGCAAGAACGACCCACCCAAGGGCGCTGACTACTTCAATGCCCAG GTCATCATCCTGAACCACCCTGGACAGATCAATGCTGGGTACGCACCTGTGCTGGATTGCCACACCGCTCACATTGCCTGCAAGTTCGTCGAGCTCATCGAGAAGATCGATCGTCGTTCTGGCAAGAAGCTTGAGGACAACCCCAAGTTCGTCAAGTCTGGAGATGCCGCCATCGTCAAAATGACCCCACAGAAGCCTATGGTTGTGGAGCCCTTCTCCAGCTACCCTCCCCTCG GTCGTTTCGCTGTGCGTGACATGAGGCAGACGGTTGCTGTCGGTGTCATCAAGGCAGTTGAGACCAAGGATGTGAGCGGAAAGACCACCAAGGCTGCAGAGAAGgcccagaagaagaaatga